The following coding sequences are from one Streptomyces venezuelae window:
- the rph gene encoding rifamycin-inactivating phosphotransferase, whose translation MGTQYVIDLAEVDDRQTATVGGKGAHLGALARIGDVHVPAGFCVTTDAYRHIVAEMPSLDDRLDRLARLSADDQEGIRTVSAEIRRAIEGIAVPDDLAEAVTRALARTGERAAYAVRSSATAEDQPTASFAGQQDTYLNVVGAAEILRHITRCWASVFTERAVVYRRRNGVDHRTVHMAVVVQRMVLPDAAGILFTADPVTGDRKTATVDAGFGLGEALVSGLVNPDVFTVRDGAVVGRTIAAKERAVYALPGGGTEDVTVDARRQKEPSLTDDQVVELVRIGRRIEAHFGRPQDIEWCLTGDGFHIVQSRPITTLFPVPERKDGAGDGPENRVYVSVGHQQMMTDAMKPLGYSLWQRTAMVDMYEAGGRLFVDVTPRLAAPDTRAALLDVIGKGDPLTRDALETVIDRGDFAALTPPDGAEAPAGPPPAAATAPPTAPDTGPDPAIVGELIARSEASVAALERDIRTKTGPELFDFLDEAFVEHKKVLSDPLSFRALMAGMDATWWLNDKLREWLGETNAADTLTLSAPDNITSEMGLALLDVADAVRPHPEVVAYLQGVEDEDFLTSGELAALPGGAEARNAIEAYLDRYGARCVGEIDITRPRWRERPTALVPVILDNVRNFGPGAAAHRFEQGRRKAAEKEHDVLTRLRALPDGDAKAEETKRMIDRVRSFIGYREYPKYGIIQRYFVYKQALLGEAERLVGAGVLAEKEDIFHLTFDELRDVVRTHRLDDAGLVQRRKDDFRWHEELTPPRVLTSDGEALTGAYRRDDVPEGALTGLAVSAGTIEGRARVILDIADADLEAGDILVTTFTDPSWSPLFVAVAGLVTEVGGLMTHGAVIAREYGLPAVVGVEKATRLIRDGQRIRVHGTSGYVEILS comes from the coding sequence ATGGGCACGCAGTACGTAATCGACCTCGCGGAAGTCGACGATCGACAGACCGCCACCGTCGGCGGCAAGGGCGCACACCTGGGGGCGCTGGCACGGATCGGTGACGTCCATGTGCCCGCCGGCTTCTGCGTCACGACCGACGCCTACCGGCACATCGTCGCGGAGATGCCCTCCCTCGACGACCGGCTTGACCGCCTGGCGCGGTTGAGCGCTGACGACCAGGAGGGCATCCGGACGGTGAGCGCCGAGATCCGCCGGGCCATCGAAGGCATCGCCGTTCCGGACGACCTCGCGGAAGCGGTGACCCGGGCACTCGCCCGTACCGGCGAGCGGGCCGCCTACGCCGTGCGGTCCAGCGCGACCGCCGAGGACCAGCCGACGGCGTCGTTCGCCGGTCAGCAGGACACGTACCTCAACGTCGTGGGGGCGGCGGAGATCCTCCGGCACATCACGCGCTGCTGGGCCTCGGTCTTCACCGAGCGCGCCGTGGTCTACCGTCGGCGCAACGGCGTCGACCACCGCACGGTCCACATGGCCGTCGTCGTCCAGCGCATGGTCCTGCCGGACGCCGCGGGCATCCTCTTCACGGCCGACCCCGTCACGGGTGACCGGAAGACCGCCACCGTGGACGCGGGCTTCGGCCTCGGCGAGGCCCTGGTCTCCGGGCTCGTGAACCCGGACGTCTTCACGGTGCGGGACGGCGCGGTCGTCGGCAGGACCATCGCCGCCAAGGAGCGCGCCGTGTACGCGCTGCCGGGCGGCGGCACGGAGGACGTGACGGTCGACGCGCGGCGCCAGAAGGAACCGTCGCTGACGGACGACCAGGTCGTGGAGCTCGTACGGATCGGGCGGCGGATCGAAGCGCACTTCGGGCGGCCGCAGGACATCGAGTGGTGCCTGACGGGCGACGGCTTCCACATCGTGCAGAGCCGCCCGATCACCACGCTCTTCCCCGTGCCCGAGAGGAAGGACGGTGCGGGCGATGGCCCGGAGAACCGCGTCTACGTCTCCGTCGGCCACCAGCAGATGATGACCGACGCGATGAAGCCGCTCGGGTACTCCCTGTGGCAGCGGACGGCCATGGTCGACATGTACGAGGCCGGCGGACGCCTCTTCGTCGACGTGACGCCGCGCCTGGCCGCGCCCGACACCCGTGCCGCCCTCCTCGATGTCATCGGGAAGGGCGACCCGCTGACCAGGGACGCGCTGGAGACCGTCATCGACCGCGGCGACTTCGCCGCACTCACGCCTCCGGACGGTGCGGAGGCGCCCGCTGGGCCGCCCCCGGCCGCCGCCACCGCGCCGCCGACCGCACCCGACACGGGCCCCGACCCGGCGATTGTCGGCGAGCTGATCGCCCGCAGCGAGGCGTCCGTCGCCGCGCTGGAGCGCGACATCCGCACGAAGACGGGCCCGGAGCTGTTCGACTTCCTCGACGAGGCCTTCGTCGAGCACAAGAAGGTCCTCAGCGACCCGTTGAGCTTCCGGGCGCTCATGGCGGGCATGGACGCCACCTGGTGGCTCAACGACAAGCTGCGGGAGTGGCTGGGGGAGACGAACGCGGCCGACACCCTCACCCTGTCCGCCCCGGACAACATCACGTCCGAGATGGGCCTCGCGCTGCTCGACGTCGCGGACGCGGTCCGCCCGCACCCGGAGGTCGTGGCGTATCTGCAAGGCGTCGAGGACGAGGACTTCCTGACGAGCGGCGAACTGGCGGCGCTCCCGGGCGGAGCCGAGGCTCGGAACGCCATCGAGGCCTACCTCGACCGGTACGGCGCGCGCTGCGTCGGTGAGATCGACATCACGAGGCCGCGGTGGCGCGAACGCCCCACCGCACTCGTCCCCGTGATCCTCGACAACGTCAGGAACTTCGGCCCCGGCGCCGCCGCGCACCGCTTCGAGCAGGGGCGGCGGAAGGCGGCGGAGAAGGAGCACGACGTGCTGACGCGCCTGCGGGCCCTGCCGGACGGGGACGCGAAGGCCGAGGAGACCAAGCGGATGATCGACCGGGTCAGGTCCTTCATCGGGTACCGGGAGTACCCGAAGTACGGCATCATCCAGCGCTACTTCGTCTACAAGCAGGCCCTGCTGGGCGAGGCCGAACGCCTCGTGGGGGCGGGCGTGCTCGCCGAGAAGGAGGACATCTTCCACCTCACCTTCGACGAACTCCGCGACGTGGTGCGCACGCACCGCCTGGACGACGCCGGACTCGTCCAGCGGCGCAAGGACGACTTCCGGTGGCACGAGGAGCTCACGCCGCCCCGCGTCCTCACCTCGGACGGGGAGGCCCTCACCGGCGCGTACCGCCGCGACGACGTGCCCGAGGGCGCCCTGACCGGCCTCGCGGTCTCCGCCGGGACCATCGAGGGGCGGGCCCGCGTCATCCTCGACATCGCGGACGCCGACCTCGAAGCGGGCGACATCCTCGTCACCACCTTCACGGACCCCAGCTGGTCGCCGCTGTTCGTGGCCGTCGCGGGCCTGGTGACCGAGGTGGGCGGTCTGATGACCCACGGCGCCGTGATCGCCAGGGAGTACGGCCTGCCCGCCGTCGTCGGCGTGGAGAAGGCGACCCGGCTGATCAGGGACGGTCAGCGGATCCGCGTCCACGGGACGTCCGGGTACGTCGAGATCCTGTCGTAG
- a CDS encoding GtrA family protein, with translation MASEEHSERRDRNPGRGAALRAFARFVLCGGGVGVASSFAVAGLAHSVPWALANALVTVVSTVLATELHARFTFGAGGRATWRQHMQSAGSAAAAYAVTCGAMLALQQLVAAPGAVLEQVVYLSASALAGVARFAVLRVVVFARGRRPRTVPEGASRPVAVPVTRTAAPAGTATLCPAA, from the coding sequence ATGGCATCGGAAGAGCACAGCGAGAGACGGGACCGGAACCCGGGTCGCGGCGCCGCGTTACGCGCCTTCGCCCGCTTCGTGCTCTGCGGCGGCGGCGTGGGAGTCGCCTCCAGCTTCGCCGTGGCGGGCCTCGCCCACTCGGTTCCGTGGGCCCTCGCCAACGCGCTGGTCACCGTGGTCTCCACGGTGCTCGCCACCGAGCTGCACGCCCGCTTCACCTTCGGCGCGGGCGGCCGGGCGACCTGGCGCCAGCACATGCAGTCGGCCGGGTCCGCGGCGGCGGCGTACGCGGTGACCTGCGGGGCGATGCTGGCTCTGCAGCAGTTGGTCGCCGCGCCCGGTGCGGTGCTTGAGCAGGTCGTCTACCTGTCGGCGTCCGCGCTCGCCGGGGTCGCCCGGTTCGCGGTGCTGCGCGTCGTCGTCTTCGCCCGCGGCCGTCGCCCGCGGACCGTGCCCGAAGGCGCCTCCCGCCCCGTGGCCGTGCCCGTGACCCGCACCGCGGCCCCGGCCGGCACCGCGACCCTCTGCCCCGCGGCCTGA
- a CDS encoding carboxymuconolactone decarboxylase family protein, with product MDARLNYMSRPNAGKAMKYFLSGVKALQQSTLPPATQELVALRVSQINGCAGCIDMHTKEAALAGESSLRLNLVAAWREATVFTEAERAALELAEEGTRVADAAVGVSDDVWDRAARHYDEDELTALVLHIGFMNMVNRLNIITRQPAGDYVPGQLH from the coding sequence ATGGACGCCCGACTGAACTACATGAGCCGGCCCAACGCCGGGAAGGCCATGAAGTACTTCCTGTCGGGGGTCAAGGCTCTGCAGCAATCGACGCTGCCCCCGGCGACGCAGGAGCTGGTGGCCCTGCGGGTCAGTCAGATCAACGGCTGCGCGGGCTGCATCGACATGCACACCAAGGAGGCCGCGCTGGCGGGCGAGTCCTCGCTGCGCCTGAACCTGGTGGCGGCGTGGCGCGAGGCCACCGTCTTCACCGAGGCCGAGCGTGCCGCGCTGGAGCTGGCGGAGGAGGGCACCCGGGTCGCGGACGCGGCCGTCGGGGTGAGCGACGACGTGTGGGACCGTGCCGCCCGGCACTACGACGAGGACGAACTGACCGCGCTGGTCCTCCACATCGGGTTCATGAACATGGTGAACCGGCTGAACATCATCACGCGGCAGCCGGCGGGCGACTACGTGCCGGGACAGCTGCACTGA
- a CDS encoding RNA polymerase sigma-70 factor, with product MSKVEEFEELRPLLFSIAYRILGSVGEAEDAVQETWLRFDGSTTRPASAKAYLSAAVTRIAIDVLRSARVRREQYVGPWFPEPLLNDPYQDPARAAELAESVSMAALVLLERLSPLERAVFVLRDVFGFEFDEVAEAVERSQAACRQLLVRARRHMRAGQPRFAAARDERERLASRFFDALSEGNVAGLRELLSAEVSMIGDSGGHGPQLSKPLAGPDNVTRVLAMAFPRMAKIGVTYVTYEINSRPGAVFRDRDGKVVHTLGLDVVDGRIQMIRLVVNPEKLRHLGPTADIWAIDHATRHAHRLPRSPE from the coding sequence ATGAGCAAGGTCGAGGAGTTCGAGGAGCTGCGGCCGCTGCTGTTCTCGATCGCGTACCGGATACTCGGCAGCGTCGGCGAGGCCGAGGACGCGGTGCAGGAGACATGGCTGCGCTTCGACGGCTCCACGACCCGGCCCGCGTCGGCCAAGGCGTATCTGTCCGCCGCGGTCACGCGGATCGCCATCGACGTACTGCGGTCGGCGCGGGTGCGGCGGGAGCAGTACGTCGGTCCGTGGTTCCCCGAGCCGCTCCTGAACGATCCGTACCAGGATCCGGCGCGGGCGGCGGAGCTCGCCGAGTCGGTGTCGATGGCCGCGCTCGTCCTCCTCGAGCGGCTCAGTCCGCTGGAACGGGCCGTGTTCGTGCTGCGGGACGTGTTCGGCTTCGAGTTCGACGAGGTCGCCGAGGCCGTGGAACGGTCCCAGGCGGCGTGCCGGCAGCTGCTCGTGCGGGCGCGGCGGCACATGCGGGCGGGGCAGCCGCGGTTCGCCGCGGCGCGCGACGAGCGGGAGAGACTGGCGTCCCGCTTCTTCGACGCGCTGAGCGAGGGCAACGTGGCCGGGCTGCGGGAACTGCTCTCCGCCGAGGTGTCGATGATCGGCGACAGCGGCGGTCACGGCCCGCAGCTGTCCAAGCCACTCGCCGGCCCGGACAACGTGACCCGGGTGCTGGCGATGGCGTTCCCGCGGATGGCCAAGATCGGCGTGACGTACGTGACGTACGAGATCAACAGCCGGCCCGGCGCGGTCTTTCGCGACCGCGACGGCAAGGTCGTCCACACGCTGGGCCTCGACGTGGTCGACGGACGGATCCAGATGATCCGTCTCGTCGTCAACCCCGAGAAGCTGCGGCACCTGGGGCCGACGGCGGACATCTGGGCCATCGACCACGCGACGCGGCACGCGCACCGGCTCCCGCGGTCGCCGGAGTAG
- a CDS encoding DUF5997 family protein, with the protein MTSHQTTQTMKPATAAKKLGVYLQATPAEFQEGVVSRSELNALQADPPEWLQELRRNGPHPRPVVAAKLGVSIAGLARGGVTEPLTTEQIDALKEEQPGWLRQERATQAEVRKDTARIKEKQAEQAEKRAARGEDPRA; encoded by the coding sequence ATGACGTCGCACCAGACCACCCAGACCATGAAGCCCGCGACCGCGGCGAAGAAGCTGGGTGTGTACCTCCAGGCCACACCCGCAGAGTTCCAGGAGGGTGTCGTCTCGCGCAGCGAGCTCAACGCGCTGCAGGCCGACCCGCCCGAGTGGCTCCAGGAGCTGCGGCGCAACGGCCCGCACCCGCGTCCCGTCGTCGCGGCCAAGCTCGGCGTCTCCATCGCGGGCCTCGCGCGCGGCGGGGTGACCGAGCCGCTCACCACGGAGCAGATCGACGCGTTGAAGGAGGAGCAGCCCGGCTGGCTGCGCCAGGAGCGCGCCACGCAGGCCGAGGTGCGCAAGGACACGGCACGGATCAAGGAGAAGCAGGCCGAGCAGGCCGAGAAGCGGGCGGCACGCGGCGAGGACCCGCGCGCCTGA
- a CDS encoding LysR family substrate-binding domain-containing protein produces MTGSEVSPSFRLAYVPGVTPAKWVRIWNERQPDVPLTLHTVAAAEAPDVLRAGDADAGFVRLPIDRTDLSAIPLYTETTVVVAPKDHVVAAVDEVSVDDLADEVVFHPLDETLEWEKRPGLPAYERPATTEDAVELVAAGVGLLVVPQSLARLYHRKDLTYRPVTGAPESRVALSWPEAETTDLVEDFIGIVRGRTVNSSRGRAQNPPKGKGAGTDKDVARAKAAQAAKAKRKPGAPSGKPKGKGGRPAGSGAAKRGKPRRRS; encoded by the coding sequence GTGACAGGCTCGGAAGTATCCCCTTCGTTCCGGCTCGCCTACGTCCCGGGGGTGACGCCCGCCAAGTGGGTGCGTATCTGGAACGAGCGGCAGCCCGACGTCCCGCTGACCCTCCACACCGTGGCCGCCGCCGAGGCGCCCGACGTGCTGCGGGCGGGTGACGCCGACGCCGGTTTCGTACGGCTGCCCATCGACCGTACGGACCTCAGCGCGATTCCGCTCTACACCGAGACGACGGTCGTCGTGGCCCCCAAGGACCACGTCGTCGCCGCGGTCGACGAGGTGTCCGTCGACGATCTCGCCGACGAGGTCGTCTTCCACCCGCTGGACGAGACGCTGGAGTGGGAGAAGCGGCCCGGCCTGCCCGCGTACGAGCGTCCCGCGACGACCGAGGACGCGGTGGAGCTGGTGGCGGCGGGCGTGGGCCTCCTGGTCGTACCGCAGTCGCTGGCCCGCCTGTACCACCGCAAGGACCTCACCTACCGGCCCGTCACGGGTGCGCCGGAGTCGCGCGTCGCCCTGTCCTGGCCGGAGGCGGAGACGACGGACCTGGTCGAGGACTTCATCGGGATCGTCCGCGGCCGGACGGTCAACAGCTCCCGGGGCCGCGCCCAGAACCCGCCGAAGGGCAAGGGAGCGGGCACGGACAAGGACGTGGCCAGGGCGAAGGCCGCTCAGGCGGCCAAGGCCAAGCGGAAGCCGGGCGCGCCGTCGGGGAAGCCGAAGGGCAAGGGCGGCCGCCCCGCCGGCTCCGGCGCCGCCAAGCGCGGCAAGCCCCGCCGCCGCTCCTAG
- a CDS encoding NADP-dependent isocitrate dehydrogenase → MTDSTIIYTHTDEAPALATHSFLPVVQAYASTAGVGVETRDISLAGRIIASFPERLEESQRISDALAELGELARTPGANIIKLPNISASIPQLKAAIAELQGQGYALPDYPDDPKTDEERDIRARYDKVKGSAVNPVLREGNSDRRAPASVKNFAKAHPHRMGAWTADSKTNVATMGENDFRSTEKSAVITEAGSLRIELTGDDGSTTVLRESVPVLEGEVVDASVMRVAALREFLKEQVARAKAEGVLFSVHLKATMMKVSDPIVFGHVVRAFFPKTFAAHGETLAAAGLTPNDGLGGIFKGLESLPEGAEIKASFEAELAEGPELAMVDSDKGITNLHVPSDVIVDASMPAMIRTSGHMWGPDGEEHDTLAVLPDSSYAGIYQVVIDDCRANGAYDPSTMGSVPNVGLMAQKAEEYGSHDKTFEIPTTGNVRVLDGAGNVVLEQTVAAGDIFRMCQTKDLPIQDWVKLAVTRARATGSPAVFWLDDTRAHDAVLIGKVERYLADHDTEGLDIRIMAPVEATAFSLERIRRGEDTISVTGNVLRDYLTDLFPILELGTSAKMLSVVPLMNGGGLFETGAGGSAPKHVQQLVKENYLRWDSLGEFLALAVSFEHLATKTGNARAQVLADTLDRATGTFLNENKSPSRRLGGIDNRGSHFYLALYWAQELAKQTDDAQLAEAFAPLAKTLGEQEQTIVDELIAVQGSPADIGGYYQPDAEKASKVMRPSATLNQALSILG, encoded by the coding sequence GTGACTGACTCGACCATCATCTACACCCACACTGACGAGGCCCCGGCCCTGGCGACCCATTCGTTCTTGCCGGTGGTCCAGGCCTACGCCTCGACGGCCGGTGTCGGCGTGGAGACCCGCGACATCTCGCTCGCGGGGCGCATCATCGCGAGCTTCCCGGAGCGTCTGGAGGAGAGCCAGCGCATCTCCGACGCCCTCGCCGAGCTCGGCGAGCTGGCCAGGACGCCCGGCGCGAACATCATCAAGCTGCCCAACATCTCGGCCTCGATCCCGCAGCTCAAGGCCGCGATCGCCGAGCTGCAGGGCCAGGGCTACGCGCTCCCCGACTACCCGGACGACCCGAAGACCGACGAGGAGCGCGACATCCGCGCCCGCTACGACAAGGTCAAGGGCAGCGCCGTCAACCCGGTCCTGCGCGAGGGCAACTCCGACCGCCGCGCTCCCGCGTCGGTCAAGAACTTCGCCAAGGCGCACCCGCACCGCATGGGCGCCTGGACGGCCGACTCGAAGACGAACGTCGCCACCATGGGCGAGAACGACTTCCGCTCGACCGAGAAGTCCGCCGTGATCACCGAGGCCGGTTCGCTGCGCATCGAGCTCACCGGTGACGACGGCTCCACCACCGTCCTGCGCGAGTCCGTACCGGTCCTCGAGGGCGAGGTCGTCGACGCCTCCGTCATGCGCGTCGCCGCGCTGCGCGAGTTCCTCAAGGAGCAGGTCGCCCGCGCCAAGGCCGAGGGCGTCCTCTTCTCCGTGCACCTCAAGGCCACGATGATGAAGGTCTCCGACCCGATCGTCTTCGGCCACGTCGTCCGCGCCTTCTTCCCGAAGACCTTCGCGGCGCACGGCGAGACCCTCGCCGCCGCGGGCCTGACCCCGAACGACGGCCTCGGCGGCATCTTCAAGGGCCTGGAGTCGCTCCCCGAGGGCGCCGAGATCAAGGCGTCCTTCGAGGCCGAGCTCGCCGAGGGCCCGGAGCTCGCCATGGTCGACTCCGACAAGGGCATCACCAACCTGCACGTCCCGAGCGACGTCATCGTCGACGCCTCCATGCCGGCCATGATCCGCACCTCCGGCCACATGTGGGGTCCGGACGGCGAGGAGCACGACACCCTCGCGGTCCTGCCCGACAGCAGCTACGCGGGCATCTACCAGGTCGTCATCGACGACTGCCGCGCCAACGGCGCCTACGACCCGTCGACGATGGGCTCCGTCCCGAACGTCGGCCTCATGGCGCAGAAGGCCGAGGAGTACGGCAGCCACGACAAGACCTTCGAGATCCCCACCACGGGCAACGTGCGGGTTCTCGACGGCGCGGGCAACGTCGTCCTGGAGCAGACCGTCGCCGCCGGTGACATCTTCCGCATGTGCCAGACCAAGGACCTGCCGATCCAGGACTGGGTGAAGCTCGCCGTCACGCGCGCCCGCGCCACCGGCAGCCCGGCCGTCTTCTGGCTGGACGACACGCGCGCCCACGACGCCGTGCTCATCGGCAAGGTCGAGCGGTACCTCGCCGACCACGACACCGAGGGCCTGGACATCCGGATCATGGCGCCGGTCGAGGCGACCGCGTTCTCCCTGGAGCGCATCCGCCGCGGCGAGGACACCATCTCCGTCACCGGCAACGTCCTGCGCGACTACCTCACCGACCTCTTCCCGATCCTGGAGCTGGGCACCAGCGCCAAGATGCTGTCGGTCGTCCCGCTGATGAACGGCGGCGGCCTCTTCGAGACGGGCGCCGGCGGCTCCGCGCCGAAGCACGTCCAGCAGCTGGTCAAGGAGAACTACCTGCGCTGGGACAGCCTGGGCGAGTTCCTCGCCCTCGCGGTCAGCTTCGAGCACCTCGCCACGAAGACGGGCAACGCGCGCGCCCAGGTGCTCGCCGACACCCTCGACCGCGCCACCGGCACGTTCCTCAACGAGAACAAGTCGCCGTCGCGTCGCCTCGGCGGCATCGACAACCGCGGCAGCCACTTCTACCTCGCCCTGTACTGGGCGCAGGAGCTGGCCAAGCAGACCGACGACGCGCAGCTCGCCGAGGCCTTCGCCCCCCTGGCCAAGACGCTGGGCGAGCAGGAGCAGACCATCGTCGACGAGCTGATCGCCGTGCAGGGCTCGCCGGCCGACATCGGCGGCTACTACCAGCCGGACGCGGAGAAGGCCTCCAAGGTCATGCGCCCGTCCGCGACGCTCAACCAGGCGCTGTCGATCCTGGGCTGA
- a CDS encoding TetR/AcrR family transcriptional regulator, which yields MNERDDQEAGLRARLVDVGVELVATRGVQALTLREIARRAGVSHGAPRRYFPTHVSLLSAIARRGFGELAVEVGKAVGEGPDEDARARLRALSRAYLGFAVTHRGMFELMFRHDLLESDRLGLRETSLPLFDVLAGLVAEARPASGAGARVVAGALWANLHGIAQLWGWGSLRLATGAEDVEALLDAALDAHLGPEAS from the coding sequence ATGAACGAACGGGATGATCAGGAAGCGGGACTGCGGGCCCGGCTCGTGGACGTGGGCGTCGAGCTCGTGGCGACGCGGGGGGTGCAGGCGCTGACCCTGCGGGAGATCGCGCGCAGGGCGGGCGTCTCGCACGGCGCGCCCCGGCGGTACTTCCCCACGCATGTGTCGCTGCTCTCCGCCATCGCGCGGCGGGGCTTCGGGGAGTTGGCCGTCGAGGTGGGGAAGGCGGTGGGCGAGGGTCCCGACGAAGACGCCCGCGCGCGGCTGCGTGCCCTGAGCCGCGCCTACCTCGGCTTCGCCGTGACCCACCGCGGCATGTTCGAGCTGATGTTCCGCCACGACCTTCTGGAGAGCGATCGGCTCGGGCTACGGGAGACCAGCCTCCCCCTCTTCGACGTCCTGGCCGGCCTGGTCGCCGAGGCCCGCCCCGCGTCCGGCGCCGGAGCACGGGTCGTCGCGGGCGCGCTCTGGGCGAACCTGCACGGCATCGCGCAACTGTGGGGGTGGGGCAGTCTGCGCCTCGCGACGGGTGCGGAGGACGTGGAGGCGCTGCTCGACGCGGCCCTCGACGCACATCTCGGGCCGGAGGCCTCGTGA
- a CDS encoding MFS transporter — MTSTTEIPAPEIRATGVRRRLTLACSVVGAMLVALDGTALTVAQPSLQRDLDASFAQVQWTSTGYLIAVASLLVFAGRLGDRYGHGRLFAVGTLGFAAASAGVGLAPGVGWVIALRVAQGVFGALSQPATLGMLRAAFPPDRLGMPIALRMSAIGLAAATGPLVGGALAAHLGWRSVFFLSAVPAVVTGVLALVVRVPAVRGATPAPGLDLPGAGLLAVTPACLVHTLVTVPERGWTTTAVAGLAVAAVAGGVFVRHERRAASPLVPPRLLRAPGVGAALGILVAASAAMFGALFVGTYFLQDVLGLDPLDCALRALPLAVMMVVSAPLAAVVLRRQGPRRTITAAMTVLAAGILALSRLDAASGPVATGTGFFLVGAGFGTVMVAATAVVVRHAPVADAGVAGGLQQTAMNVGPTVGIAAATTLMTALAPRTGTDGSPWPDTAFLAAMPSTLTALAAVAAFGAAVATRLPRHTAPRPGHPAPA; from the coding sequence GTGACATCCACTACGGAGATACCGGCCCCGGAGATCCGGGCCACAGGGGTCCGGCGCCGGCTCACCCTCGCCTGCAGTGTCGTCGGAGCCATGCTCGTCGCGTTGGACGGCACCGCGCTGACCGTCGCCCAGCCGTCCCTGCAACGCGACCTCGATGCCTCCTTCGCCCAGGTGCAGTGGACGAGCACCGGCTATCTGATCGCCGTGGCGAGCCTGCTCGTCTTCGCCGGACGGCTCGGCGACCGGTACGGGCACGGGCGGCTCTTCGCCGTGGGAACGCTCGGGTTCGCCGCGGCGTCGGCCGGGGTCGGCCTCGCGCCGGGTGTCGGCTGGGTGATCGCGCTGCGCGTGGCCCAGGGAGTGTTCGGGGCGCTGTCGCAGCCCGCGACGCTCGGGATGCTGCGGGCCGCGTTCCCGCCGGACCGGCTGGGGATGCCGATCGCGCTGCGGATGAGCGCGATCGGGCTCGCGGCGGCCACGGGGCCACTGGTCGGCGGGGCGCTCGCCGCGCATCTGGGCTGGCGCTCGGTGTTCTTCCTGAGCGCGGTGCCCGCGGTGGTGACCGGCGTACTCGCGCTCGTGGTGCGCGTACCGGCGGTACGCGGCGCGACTCCCGCGCCCGGCCTCGACCTGCCCGGCGCCGGGCTGCTCGCGGTGACGCCGGCCTGCCTCGTCCACACCCTCGTCACGGTGCCGGAGCGGGGGTGGACGACGACCGCCGTGGCGGGGCTCGCTGTGGCGGCCGTCGCGGGAGGCGTGTTCGTACGTCACGAGAGGCGTGCCGCGAGCCCGCTGGTGCCGCCGCGGCTGCTCCGCGCCCCCGGGGTCGGGGCCGCGCTCGGCATCCTCGTCGCGGCGTCCGCGGCGATGTTCGGGGCGCTCTTCGTCGGCACGTACTTCCTCCAGGACGTCCTGGGCCTCGACCCGCTGGACTGTGCGCTGAGGGCGCTGCCGCTCGCCGTGATGATGGTGGTGAGCGCGCCGCTCGCAGCCGTGGTGCTGCGCAGGCAGGGGCCACGGCGGACGATCACGGCGGCCATGACGGTGCTCGCCGCGGGGATCCTGGCCCTGTCGCGCCTGGACGCGGCGTCGGGGCCGGTGGCGACCGGTACGGGCTTCTTCCTGGTCGGGGCGGGGTTCGGGACGGTGATGGTCGCGGCGACGGCGGTCGTCGTACGCCACGCCCCGGTGGCCGACGCGGGGGTGGCGGGCGGTCTCCAGCAGACGGCGATGAACGTGGGCCCGACGGTGGGGATCGCCGCGGCGACGACCTTGATGACCGCGCTCGCCCCCCGCACGGGGACCGACGGTTCGCCTTGGCCGGACACCGCGTTCCTCGCGGCGATGCCGTCCACGCTCACCGCGCTGGCGGCGGTGGCAGCGTTCGGCGCCGCGGTGGCGACGCGACTGCCCCGCCACACCGCGCCACGCCCCGGGCACCCGGCCCCGGCCTAG